TGAACACCCTACGTCCAGAAATTGGTGTGGAGCCTTTTTAAATCAAACCAGACTCTATGGAAGCGTGATCTTGTTTTCATCATGGTGATTAGCTGCTGACGCTCTTGTTGTATTGAACAAAACTTTATTTTGAGATTTTTTCCTCAATAATATTCACCTGCTGATTAGCTGCAACCCTCTTGTTAGGGTGATTAGCTGCGGATGCTCTTGCTTCACTGACAATACATAGACTTGTGATTTGTCATGTCAAAAGATTATTACTTTCTGCAATGTGCCCCGTTTTAATGTGGGAAAAAGTGCAGGGCTGGCAAAAATCTGCAAGATATTACTAACATTTCTTCACATGGCAATGTAAGGATGGAAGGGCTTGATCGAGGTTCCTAGCCAGCCATTCACAATTTTATCCAACTGGAAATTTCAGTAAGCAGCATACCACAATTTGTTAAACCCTTCCGTACTCTTACCTCGTGCGCATACCCTGCAGGTTCTGGAGCAGCGGAGCTGAGCCATGGCCCAACATCATCCCTCAGGAAGCGGCAGTGTCGAAGGTGTTCGGCTCCAGGTCTGTTGAGAGGTACGGGCCACGCCTCACCTTGCTGGAGGCCACCATGAGGACGGACGACATTGGCGGCAACGCCTTTGTCAAGCTCGTGAAGCAAGGTAGCGCTTCCCTCCTCAACGCCTACACGAGGAGAGGTTTTCCTTTAGATTCTTGGGAGGTGAAGGCGCTGCTGTTGGAAGCGCTTGTGTCCGAGGAGGCTGCCGCCGTCCAGGCGGAGCGGTTTGAGCAGGCGAACGAGTCCTGCATTTGAAAGAGGAGAGGACatggtgatgatgaaggagCTGCTGTTTCTGCTTGAAAGCTGCGTAGCTACAGTTTGTAGTAAGTAGGTCACCCCTTCTGTGACTTTCTCTATGCCTTTGGGGTTTCAGAATGTTAGCTGCAATGTGCGTGGCTGCTATTTGGTAAATCTATGAGATTGTACCTTCCGTGCATGGATGGAAGTTTTATATTGTCACATCGGTGTACTATCATATTTCTATGCTGCAATCTTGAACTCCTTCAGCGTGCAATATAACCGGTGTATCCTAATTGATCCGctgaaggtgcctgaggcggccACGCCAACGTTGGTTGAGGCTGCCAGTTGCCTTGGCACCGTCGCACGTCGTCGTCGTGCGTGCAACCAACAATTGAAACCTGCGAGGTGCTGCGAACGCGCTTGCAGCGCGTTGATAGCGCTCGAGGTGGCGGGAGGCCGGGTCGGGGGTTTAACGCTTGCCTTTCGCACCGTGTGGCATCAGCGCTACCTGTAATCGATCGGTGTTTGGTTCACATACGGGGATGGACAGGACGCCACGTAGATGCTGGTTGGAGTGGCTCACTAGtaacttattttaattagtttgataaaaaaattgagttaatatttaattaaaaaaattaaaaacctacttttataacttttagcaatttttaatgctttaaattaatttta
This genomic window from Phragmites australis chromosome 7, lpPhrAust1.1, whole genome shotgun sequence contains:
- the LOC133924585 gene encoding uncharacterized protein LOC133924585 yields the protein MSSLAPLRSLACFVFLCASFGAANGMYGRVGAAAAAAAAVESKRLQLHTDGSGGAAQAWPGYLYTRAVGRCTPQFWSSGAEPWPNIIPQEAAVSKVFGSRSVERYGPRLTLLEATMRTDDIGGNAFVKLVKQGSASLLNAYTRRGFPLDSWEVKALLLEALVSEEAAAVQAERFEQANESCI